GTAAACACCGACTTCGGGCGGCCCTATCTCCCGCGCGCCAGCATGGAGCAGCGTAAAAGCGAACTGCTGGAGCAGCGGGCGGAGGTTGTACCGAAACGGTCCGTCCCGGATGGCGTGTGTTTTATTGTGGCAACCGTCGATGTGCAGGCCGGGAAAAACCGCCGTTTCGTGGTTCAGGTCACGGGCTACGGTGCGCAGGGTGAGCGCTGGATTGTTGATCGCTACAACATCCGCCAGTCACTGCGCATTAACGGTGACGGGGAAAGTTATCAGGTTGACCCGTCGGGTTACCCGGAGGACTGGGATTTGCTTCTGAGCGATGTGTTTGAAAAATCCTGGCCGCTTGCCAGTGACCCGACAAAACGCATGCGGCTTATGGCAATGGCCGTTGACTCCGGCGGGGAGGATGGTGTTACCGACAACGCGTACAAATTCTGGCGTAAGTGCCGCCGGGAAGGCCTTGGCAAACGGGTGTTTCTGTTCAAAGGGGACAGCCAGCGCCGGGCTAAATTGATCACCCGGACTTTTCCGGATAACACCGGAAGGACCGCGCGCCGGGCTAAAGCCGCCGGTGATGTTCCGCTTTATCTGCTCCAGACCGACTCCCTTAAGGATCGTGTGAATAACGCCCTGTGGCGGGATTCGCCGGGGCCGGGTTATGTCCATTTTCCTGAATGGCTGGGAGCGTGGTTTTACGACGAACTGACTTATGAGGAGCGTTCTGCTGATGGCAAATGGAGCAAACCCGGACGAGGCGCGAACGAAGCCTTTGACCTGCTGGTCTACGCCGATGCACTGGCGATCCTTCACGGCTACGAAAAGATTAAATGGCCGGGTGCGCCAGACTGGGCACGGCGGGAAACGTGGCTGGAGGACGCGCCGCCGGAAACTGGCGAAGCGACACCCACGGCGCCTGAGCAACCCAATCCGGTAGCCAAACCCCGGCGCAAGAAGCCGCAATCTGAAACAGAAAACAATCCGTGGGCTACGTCAGGAGGCTGGCTGTGAACCAGAGTGATATTGAGGCCATGATCCAGCGTTATACCGACGCAGAAATGGCGGTGCTGGGCGGTAAGTCCATCACCTTTAACGGGCAACAGATGAGCTTTGAAAATCTTGCCGAGATCCGCAAGGGGCGGCAGGAGTGGGAGCGTCGTCTGGCCGCCATCAGTAACAAACGCCGGGGCAATCCGGGCTACAAACTGGCGAGGTTCGGATGACCATTCTGGACGATGCAATCGGCATATTTTCTCCGGCATGGAAAGCATCACGGCTGCGGGCCAGGGCCGTTATTCAGGCATACGAGGCGGCTCGGCCGTCACGGACACACAAGGCCCGCCGGGAAAATCGCTCGGCTAACCAGCTGAGCCAGATGGGGGCGGCCTCTCTGCGTGAGCAGGCCCGCTGGCTGGATAACAATAACGATCTGGTGATCGGCATTTTCGACAAGCTCGAAGAGCGGGTGGTGGGTGCCAACGGGATCGTTGTTGAGCCTCACCCGAAAATGAGCAACGGGAAGATTGCCAAAAAGCTGGTGGTGGATATCCGTAAAAAATTTGCCGAATGGTCTGTTAAGCCTGAGGTCACCGGCCAGTTTACCCGCCCCATGCTGGAGCGCCTCATGCTCCGCAGCTGGCTGCGGGACGGTGAAGTATTTGCCCAGATGGTCAGCGGTACCGGCAACAGCCTTGTTCCCTCTGCGCGGATCCCGTTCTGGCTCGAGGCGCTTGAGGCGGATTTTGTCCCGATGACCAGCGACGAATCCCGGAAACTGAGCCAGGGCGTTTTTCTGGATGACTGGGGACGCCCGAAAGCGTACCAGGTTTATAAAATCCTGCCCGTTACCGGGAAGCAACTCGATACGAAGAACGTTGATGCAGAAAACATGCTGCACCTGAAGTATACCCGCCGTCTACACCAGACCCGTGGCAATTCGTTGCTCTCCGGCGTGCTGATGCGGCTCAGCGCACTGAAAGAGTATGAGGATTCGGAGCTGATTGCCGCCCGGATTGCCGCCGCGCTGGGGATGTATATCAAAAAAGGGGACGGGCAGAGTTACGAAGAAGACAGCGCCGGAAAGGATGACCGCGAGCTGATGATCCAGCCGGGCATGCTGTATGACGACCTGCAACCGGGTGAAGAGATTGGAATGATTAAATCAGACCGTCCCAATCCGAACCTGGAAACATTCCGCAACGGGCAGCTGCGTGCCGTCGCCGCCGGAACCCGCCTCAGCTTTTCGAGTGCCGCACGAAACTACAACGGCACCTACAGTGCGCAGCGGCAGGAGCTGGTGGAGTCCACCGACGGCTATCTCATCCTGCAGAACTGGTTTATTGGCGCGATAACCCGCCCCATGTACCGGGCCTGGCTGAAAATGGCTGTGGCCTCCGGCGAAATCACGGTACCGCGTGGCACGGACATGGACACGCTTTATAACGCGGTTTATTCCGGTCCGGTGATGCCGTGGATTGACCCGGTCAAAGAGGCGAATGCCTGGAAAACACAAATCAGGGGTGGCGCGGCGACGGAATCTGACTGGGTGCGTGCCAGCGGGCGCAATCCGGACGATGTCAAAGCGCGCCGGAAAGCTGAAATCGATGAAAACAAAGAACTGGGGCTGGTGTTTGATACAGACCCTTCCAACGATAAAGGAGGCACCAGTGCCGAAGTCAAAGAACCGGGCGCCCCACCGTCCGAAAGCCAGCGCAAGAAGTAACTCCTGGTTCCGTATGCAGGCCAGTGGGAACAGCACAGCTGATATTTTTATTTACGACGAAATTGGCTACTGGGGGGTAACGGCAAAACAGTTTGTCAGCGATTTAAAGGCGCTCGGCGACGTCAGCCTCATTAATCTTCACATCAATTCACCGGGTGGCGATGTCTTTGACGGTATCGCCATTTTTAATGCGCTGAAACATCACGGTGCGTCCATCACTGTTCACATTGATGGTCTGGCTGCATCGATGGCTTCCGTCATTGCGATGGTCGGCAATCCGGTCATTATGCCGGAAAACACCATGATGATGGTTCATAAGCCCTGGGGCTTTGCAGGGGGTGATGCCAACGATATGCGCGATTACGCGGACCTGCTTGATAAGGTCGAATCCGTGCTTATTCCGGCTTATGCACAGAAAACTGGCAAATCCAGTGAGGAGATCGCCGCCTTACTGGAAGATGAAACCTGGATGGATGGTACGGAGTGCCTTGCCCTCGGTTTCGCCGATCAGGTAACCCCGTCATTGCAGGCGATGGCCTGTATCCATTCCAAACGTATTGAGGAATTTGAAAAGATGCCAAGCAGCATTCGTAATATGATCTCGCCGCCGCGCAACAGCGCTCAGCGCGAAAATCCTGCACCGCAAAACACCCCGTCAGCCCCTGCGGTCGCTGACGAAACGGCCATTCGTGCGCAGGTGCTCGCGGAGCAGAAAGCCCGTGTTAACGGTATCGGCGATCTTTTCGCGATGTTTGGCGGTAAACACCAGGAGCTTCAGGCCAGATGTGTTGCGGATCCTGAATGTTCCGTCGAGCAGGCCAAAGACCTGCTGCTGGCCGAGCTGGGAAAAACCGCCACCCCCTCCAACAAAACGGCACCCGCACATATCTATGCCGGGAACGGCAATTTTGTGGGTGACGGCGTGCGTCAGGCGCTGATGGTACGCGCCGGATACGAAAAACGTGATAATGAAAATGTGTTCAACGGCATGACACTGCGTGAGCTGGCGCGCATGTCGCTGACTGAGCGTGGTGTGGGTGTTTCGTCCCTGAATCCGATGCAGATGGTGGGGATGGCCTTTACTCACAGCACTTCTGATTTTGGTAACATCCTGCTGGATGTCGCGCACAAGTCGCTGCTGGCGGGATGGGCTGCGTCCGAAGAAACCTTCCAGCTCTGGACGAAAAAGGGGGACTTGTCCGACTTCAAGGTATCTCACCGCGTCGGCCTCAATGATATTTCTGCGCTACCGCAGGTTCGCGAAGGTGCTGAATATAAATATGGCACGACCAGCGACCGGGGCGAGCCGATTGCGCTGGCGACCTATGGCAAGCTTTTCTCCATTACCCGCCAGGCGATTATCAATGACGATCTGAACCAGCTCACGGGCATTCCGGAAAAAATGGGGCGCGCGGCGAAATCCACCATCGGTGATCTGGTTTATAAGGTACTGACGTCGAACCCGAAACTTTCGGATGGCGTTGCGCTGTTCCACGCCGACCACAATAACCTGAGCACAGGCGCTATCAGTATCGCGAGCCTTGATGCGGCCCGCCAGTTGATGCGTACCCAGAAAGACAGCGAGTCGAAACATTCCCTGAATATCCGCCCGGCATTCCTGCTTGTGCCGACGGCTCTGGAAACGCTCGCCAGCCAGACGATTCGATCGTCCAGCGTTAAAGGTGCCGATGCCAACTCCGGGGTAAACAACCCGTTGCAGAATTTCGCCGACATCGTTGGCGAACCCCGTCTTGATGATGCGGATAAAGCTGCGTGGTATCTGGCATCTGCGCAGGGGACAGACACCATCGAAGTGGCGTATCTCAATGGTGTGGACACGCCGTACCTTGACCAGATGGAGGGCTTCACCTCTGACGGTATCGTCAACAAGGTTCGCATCGATGCCGGTGTGGCGCCGCTGGATTATCGCGGCCTGGTGAAGTCTTCCGGTAAATAACCACGTTTAAAACTCCCCGGCCCGTCAGGGCTTTTTTTATGCCTGCAATACGGCTCCACCCGGAGCCGTGGAGAACCTTTATGAAAAATCATATTCAGGATGGACACACCATTTCGATAACCAACAGTGGGACGGATGCCATTCTCAGTGGCGCGCCGGTTGCCGTTGGTGACATGGTTGCCGTGGCCATCACCACGATCAAACCTGGCGACACGGGGGATGGCTGTGCAAAGGGGGTGATGGCGTTGCCGAAACTGGCGGCTGACGATATCGCCCAGGGCACAGCGGTTTACCTGAAAGACGGCCAGATCCAGCTGGATGAAGCCAGTGCAGTACCGGCCGGTAAGGCATGGGAGCCCGCCGGGACCGGCAGCACGACCGTACTGGTCAGCATTAATGTCTAATCCCTTTGATCAGATGGTGGCGCGCATGGATGCGGCGACCACCCGGCAAATGGGCCGGACTGTCACCATCAACGGCAACGATTATGATGCGGTTGAAAGCCAGTTTATGGCGGAGATGGGGCCGGTGCTGGGCGAGGGGCTTTCACTGGTTGTGTTCAGCGACCAGTATCAGCCCCGGCGCGACGATGTTGTTACCTGGAGAGGAGAGCAATACCGCGTTACCCGTCACCAGGCCTTCAATAACAAGCCGCAAATCTGGATTGAGTAGGAGGCGCAAATGTCCATCAGAGGGCTTGAGCAGGCGATACAAAATCTGGAGAGCATCAGCAAAACTGCCGTTCCGCGTGCATCTGCCCAGGCGGTTAACCGTATTGCTTCACGGGCTGTATCCCGAAGTGTCAGGACCGTGGCCGCCGCTGAGAAGCTTCCCCAGAAGCTGATCAAACAACGCGCCCGTGTCAAAAAAGCCACCGTCCGGAAGCCCGTGGCGACCATCCGCGTCAACCGTGGCAATTTGCCCGCCATCAAACTGGGTACCGCCAGCGTGCGTTTGTCCCGCAGTAAAAAGGATGCCCGGGGGGCCAGCAGCATTCTCCGGATCGGGAAATATTTGTTTCCGGGTGCCTTTATCCAGCAACTCGCTAACGGTCGCTGGCATGTGCTGAGGCGTACAACGAAAAACCGTTACCCGATAGAGGTGGTCAGCATCCCCCTGGCGGCTCCACTGACGGATGCCTTTGGCAGGGAGGTCCGTGCGCTGCATGAATCGGATCTGCCGAAGGAGATGGCCGCCGCACTCAAAAACCAGCTGAGGCTCATTCTCAAATGATTCATACCGAAATCAGGTCCTCGGTCATTACCGCTCTCAGGGAGGTGGCACCACCCGGCACGACGTTTTTTGACGGGCGGCCCGCCTTTATTGACGCCACTGATTTACCTGCGATCGCTGTGTATATCTCCGGTGCCGAGTGCTCAGAGTCGCAGCTGGATGGCGAGATGTGGAGTGCGGAGCTGCATATCGAGGTATTTCTTAAGGCAACAGAGCCCGACACCGCGCTGGACACCTGGGTTGAAAGCCGCATTCATCCTGTGATGGCTGATATTCCGGCGCTTGACTCGCTTACCGAAACGTTATCGCCGGTCGGCTATGACTATCAGCGTGATGATGAAGCCACGACCTGGGGATCGGTTGATCTCAGATATTCAATTACCTACCAAATGTGAGGACTGAATTATGGCGAAATCGCCTACTGAACCGGTTAAGGGTGCCGGTACAACGCTGTGGATCTATAACGGGATCGGCGACCCCTACACCAATCCGCTGTCCGATATCGACTGGACCCGGCTGGCGAAAATTAAAGAGCTGACGCCGGGCGATATGACGGCAGAGTCCTACGACGACAGTTACCTCGATGATGAGGATGCCGACTGGTCGTCCACGG
Above is a genomic segment from Kosakonia radicincitans DSM 16656 containing:
- a CDS encoding DNA breaking-rejoining protein translates to MSNPFDQMVARMDAATTRQMGRTVTINGNDYDAVESQFMAEMGPVLGEGLSLVVFSDQYQPRRDDVVTWRGEQYRVTRHQAFNNKPQIWIE
- a CDS encoding DUF2190 family protein — protein: MKNHIQDGHTISITNSGTDAILSGAPVAVGDMVAVAITTIKPGDTGDGCAKGVMALPKLAADDIAQGTAVYLKDGQIQLDEASAVPAGKAWEPAGTGSTTVLVSINV
- a CDS encoding ClpP-like prohead protease/major capsid protein fusion protein — protein: MPKSKNRAPHRPKASARSNSWFRMQASGNSTADIFIYDEIGYWGVTAKQFVSDLKALGDVSLINLHINSPGGDVFDGIAIFNALKHHGASITVHIDGLAASMASVIAMVGNPVIMPENTMMMVHKPWGFAGGDANDMRDYADLLDKVESVLIPAYAQKTGKSSEEIAALLEDETWMDGTECLALGFADQVTPSLQAMACIHSKRIEEFEKMPSSIRNMISPPRNSAQRENPAPQNTPSAPAVADETAIRAQVLAEQKARVNGIGDLFAMFGGKHQELQARCVADPECSVEQAKDLLLAELGKTATPSNKTAPAHIYAGNGNFVGDGVRQALMVRAGYEKRDNENVFNGMTLRELARMSLTERGVGVSSLNPMQMVGMAFTHSTSDFGNILLDVAHKSLLAGWAASEETFQLWTKKGDLSDFKVSHRVGLNDISALPQVREGAEYKYGTTSDRGEPIALATYGKLFSITRQAIINDDLNQLTGIPEKMGRAAKSTIGDLVYKVLTSNPKLSDGVALFHADHNNLSTGAISIASLDAARQLMRTQKDSESKHSLNIRPAFLLVPTALETLASQTIRSSSVKGADANSGVNNPLQNFADIVGEPRLDDADKAAWYLASAQGTDTIEVAYLNGVDTPYLDQMEGFTSDGIVNKVRIDAGVAPLDYRGLVKSSGK
- the gpU gene encoding phage tail terminator protein, which produces MIHTEIRSSVITALREVAPPGTTFFDGRPAFIDATDLPAIAVYISGAECSESQLDGEMWSAELHIEVFLKATEPDTALDTWVESRIHPVMADIPALDSLTETLSPVGYDYQRDDEATTWGSVDLRYSITYQM
- a CDS encoding phage portal protein, with product MTILDDAIGIFSPAWKASRLRARAVIQAYEAARPSRTHKARRENRSANQLSQMGAASLREQARWLDNNNDLVIGIFDKLEERVVGANGIVVEPHPKMSNGKIAKKLVVDIRKKFAEWSVKPEVTGQFTRPMLERLMLRSWLRDGEVFAQMVSGTGNSLVPSARIPFWLEALEADFVPMTSDESRKLSQGVFLDDWGRPKAYQVYKILPVTGKQLDTKNVDAENMLHLKYTRRLHQTRGNSLLSGVLMRLSALKEYEDSELIAARIAAALGMYIKKGDGQSYEEDSAGKDDRELMIQPGMLYDDLQPGEEIGMIKSDRPNPNLETFRNGQLRAVAAGTRLSFSSAARNYNGTYSAQRQELVESTDGYLILQNWFIGAITRPMYRAWLKMAVASGEITVPRGTDMDTLYNAVYSGPVMPWIDPVKEANAWKTQIRGGAATESDWVRASGRNPDDVKARRKAEIDENKELGLVFDTDPSNDKGGTSAEVKEPGAPPSESQRKK
- a CDS encoding phage tail protein, which translates into the protein MSIRGLEQAIQNLESISKTAVPRASAQAVNRIASRAVSRSVRTVAAAEKLPQKLIKQRARVKKATVRKPVATIRVNRGNLPAIKLGTASVRLSRSKKDARGASSILRIGKYLFPGAFIQQLANGRWHVLRRTTKNRYPIEVVSIPLAAPLTDAFGREVRALHESDLPKEMAAALKNQLRLILK